The nucleotide sequence GTTTTTTGAAGGGTCGAACCATTAGTTCAGCGATCCGGCAAATAGACGATTTAGTATCGTATGTAAACGAATATAATAAACCTGGGTTCCTTGTAGCACTGGACTATAAAGCTGCATTTGACACGATTTCCAAAGAGTATATTGTGTATGcatttaaacgatttaattttggTGCCGTCTTTGTAAGATGGGTAGAGATTCTATTGTATAAATCGGAAAGTTGTATCAATTTTATGGGCTGGTTATCGGAATGTATTGAATTAAACGCAGGTATCAGACAGGGCTGTTCTTTTTCACCGATGGCCTTCATCCTTGCATTAGAATTGTTGGCCTTGAAAATTCGAAATGATGGTTCAATTAAGGGTCTGCCTCTGCCAAAAGAAACTAATGATAATTATGATATGTTCTTTAAGATAttattatatgctgatgatgtgaccctatttctgaacgatatggatgagttaaaaaacgcattaacccttgttacctatttttccaaattctctggtttggcaatgaatagacaaaaaactgaaatcatggccttgggcagtaataaatatggtaatgaaaatgagtgcgggttaaggtggactacaaaagtgaagattttgggaatttatttcagtagctcctcatcggtctctgagattgaagaaaactggacaagccgtattgaaaatatacgacgcaacattgtaaaatggtttaaacgaaattgtagtatcatggggaaaatatgcattgtgaaatctcttttgttatcgcagattatttatccgttgcaagcactggtaatacccgaaaaggtattgactgagataaatactatgttttacagatttatttggaaaaaacgattttcaaacactaaggcatttgagaaagttaaaagaaaagtgatgtgtcaagagtttcctgatgggggtttaaaaatgattgatgtcattgatatgcagtcctcttgtttgttgtcctgggcggcaaatttattgaacgaaaagcaggaaagttGGAAACAAATACCGATACATATGTTCTCGAAGCTTGGTGAAAGGTTGTGTTGCTTCCAATCTAACACCACGGTAAAAATTTTTAAAGGATtgggattaattaaaaatgtattttggaaacaagttttaatttgttggttgaaaaataaggacatgattcagagagcagtaggtggagacatgttattaagagatacgtgtttatggaacagcaaggatataatctattgcggccaaaccctgttttttagcgactggattaaagcaggcgtttgtcgagtaaaggatgtatatgttggtaatgagattgtgcccttgaatattatgcagcagaaggttggatgtaagcccacaagattctttgaatatagggtgatttgtacagcagttaaagcagcaacactacgctctgcaaatggaaatgtatgtggattcaaccatttaaagaacctgagtaagccttgtcaatttcgcaaattaattataaaggaaaaatatgtggagccggttgtagttaaattttgggaacataaatttgatttcaggccgggaaaagagcaatggttaatggtaaacaaagtaaccactgaaacaagattgcgaatgttgcattggaaaatattgcacaatatttaccccacaaatattttattgtataaaataggcatttccgtgagtaattgctgtactcactgtgagaacgaaattgattatattgaacattttttttacttttgcccgaaaattatgtccatttggaaatgcgttgaggataaagtgaattgtaaatataatatgattattaaaattaccgtaaaggaagtttttttgggcgtatttgaaaattcacaaagttccaaggcactaataagttatgtgaattatttgattgtgatagccaaaatgtgtgttggtatttatagatatggctcccctctggatattgtatgcatttttgagagggaattgttatatagaaaagttacttaaaatacatttagatatagtaatgttaatgttatagtaaaaacattacttaataaaaaaatttaaaaaaaaatttaaaaaaatcaatgaaggatgctccccgccaacaacaacaacaacaaaaaaacaaaacaaaaaggcaaaaaagaaagggttgaagcagcctgcatgcaactgagattttaaaaaaaaaaaaaaaaaaaaaaaaaaagacatacaAAAAGGTTGTCACGTAAAATTACGTGAATCCATGTCCAGCGACTCtatgtttattgttttgttagggtggatattattttgttgtgaaataaaatgaataaaaaaatgTAGTGTTTTTTTTGTCTATGTTTTATCAAATGTAATGTAGCAAGTGCCTGTGCATTGTAAGGATAACCAAGACCGGAACGGAAATACGTCAGTtcattaatgacgtcatatcattTTGTTGGGAACTTGGAAACAGACAGGTCAGTTCAAAGGCAGCAGGTAGCGACAACATTATGATTGGGCAGCGATTCTGATAAAGCCACGTAAGTGTGAGGCTAGTCGGTTGGTTGTCAAGTGAACGGCACATCCAAATCGAGGCAAGGCTATCAGTTGGCGAACGCACGGCAAGCGAGAAGTTCTGTTCTGTGAACGTTAGATTCAAGTTCAGAAGCGATACAAGCCGGAGGAGATGAGAATTAGCGACGAAGGCCTCACGAAGATATCGAAGTCATCGGGCGCGAGGCTAGGGGCTGTATGAGATGCCGATCAAGCGGGtccagagagagaagaggagtcAGCGGTCGGGCGACGAGCGTGGGAGCGCGGCGTCCTGGGAGAAAAGAATGACGACGCTCCAGTTGCTAAGCCGGACACCCTCGAGTTTTGGGTCCCTATAGTTGTGTGCATCATGTTCTTACACCGTTAGGGTACGTATATTTGTGATGGGTTATTCATTTTCGATCTGGTGACCATTTCATTGTTTTGCTAATGCATAGCCCTGATGTTTGAATAGAAGTTACTAGGAAATTATTGTTGTTGGATTGATTGTTGATGTTGAGTCTATGAATCGTAGAGAGAATGGATCGTATGAGGGTGTCATAACCCTGCAAGTCAGTTTGTGATGTCACGGATGAGAGAAACTGTTGAAAAAGCCATGAGTgcaaaaaaattagacaaaatcTTACTTTCCAGGTGTGTTACCTGTGGGTTATTTCCTATTCCTACTCCGTCTCCGGTTTCCAGTTCGGAGACCAATTACATTCTGTATTCGAGAGATACCAGTGATCCTGATCGTCGATTTCTTCTATCAGCACCGACGGGGAAACCAGTGATCCTGATCGTCGATTTCTTCTATCAGCACCGACGGGGAAACCAGCGGCATTCAGCTAAGTTTGACTTTCAAGTGTATACAAAAAGGAACTCAAACCATTTCGGAACTCTAACAGCACGTCCACAAATAAAAATTCGATCGCGATcgtataaaaaaacaaaaggaaagataaataaaaaaaacttacgATGCATTCTATCTAAGAttcgtttgttttctttgtggaagaaaaaaatatcGTGTCAGTGCGTGTCCTTTGTGTCTAAGTTTGATAGAAAAAGAATCTTGCACTAGCGAGACCTCACTCAAACATTACATGCGCGACATTTATGGGGGCTCATGTCCGGGGATAAAACGGGTTAAATTTTCAATTTTGTCGTAGTTGTACGCACTGAcaaatttttttctctgcaaAGGAAAAGACTCAAAAGTTATTTTCTTGATCATTCGAATTTTCGGAAATGGTTGTTCTTATTACACTTGAACACACAATTTGTACATGGTTGCATGACGCATGATTAGTAAGTAAGTGGATAGTTTGTATGTTGATTAGTGGCCACAATTAGCATATTTACAACTACTAGAGTAACTTAGATCAGATATGTTCATGCAATGAATTGTGTAAATTAGAAAAGCAGTGAAATGAGTCACCAGTTCTGAAAGTTCTATTTTGAAATGCAAAATTAAAGCAACGAGTGGAAATTTTGGAACCCAAAAGTAAATAATTCAACACCAGTGCTTGACTGGAAGTTTTATTCATATGCGTAGGCATATGATTGATAATTATAGTGTGCAAGTATACGTGTATGCTTATAGTTACCAGAACCTGTTCTTTATAAACTTTTTCTTGTACGGGACAAGAAGAAGTGTATAAAGTAAAAAAGATAAGTTGTAGGGTTTGTGAAACAAACCGTGTGAATGAAACCGAACAAGGGGAAGTAGGTTTCACAAAGGTCAAATAACCAAATCTGTTGAAATACGGGTGCTATTTTCATCAGATATCTGGAGACAGATTGGACAAAAGATtcctttggttttttttgagAATTATATGTAGCGTTAGACACAGTATAAAGGTTGAATACTAGTGTCGAGTTACAGTGATCAGATATACAGTGTGATAATCAGGTGATTATCATAGGTGTATATCGGGATATAGAACGACGTTTGCGTTTGTATAGGAAGAGAGATTCTTCGTAGAATAGTGGTAGGTGTAAGTGATTTGGTTTGACGTTCGAGTCAAGGTCACTTAGTGTGCGTACATCCGTAAGACTGAGTTCATAGTTGTTGTAGTGTGTAGgcaacaatggcggggagaagAGGTCGTAATCGTCAGGATGATGACGAGGTAGACCAAGATGTGAGTCTTTCAAAGTTTTTGAAAGATGGTCGTTTGCTAGGTTTGACGGGTAAAAATCTAGGAGATTATGCAGAGAAGAGAAGACAAGAGTACGAggaggaaaagagaagaaaggaagagttggAGAGACAAGAAAGGGAGCgacgagaagaagaagctagGAAAGCGagtgaagaagaaaggaaggcGAAGGAGCgacgggaagaagaagaaaggaaggcGAAGGAGCgacgggaagaagaagaaagaaaggcaAGAATACAACTCGAAATTCTAGCGATGCAGCAAGATTTTGAGATGAGGAAAATCagagaaatggctgagttaggGTTGAATGTGAATCAGAATGCAAATCAGGGAGATAGAGAGTCAGCTAAAAAGATAGACATCAAACTTCCGTTTTTAGATGACAAAGATGATGTAGAAGTGTTCTTACGACAGTACGAGCGGATTGCGAAGCTGTTGGAATGGGAAGATAAAGAAAAGGCTATTAGATTAGCGGGACAACTCAAAGGCCAAGCTAGGCAGGTGTATACTGAGCTGTCTGATGAGGATGCAGTGAAGTTTGATGTTGTCAAGTCAGCGATCTTGCGTCGTTTCCAGTTGACAGCGGAAGCGTACAGAAAGAAGTTTCGTGATTTCAAGCGCAAGAGCCATGAAAATGTCAGAGAATGTAAGTTGCGCATGAGCACTTATTTGGATAGATGGATTGAGCTATCCGAGAAAGAGGGAAGATCTGGTGATTTGAAGGATTTGATTCTATCAGACAAGTTGATGGATACTTTCAGTCCAGATCAAGCTAGGTTTGTTAGGGAAAGAGTTCCTAACAACTTGAATGAAGTTTTGTTGCATGCACAGACCTTTGAGGATGCTCGCGAAGCAGAAGGTCGAGGTCACAACAAGAGGTTTGGGACAGGTGGGGATGGCCACGGGCCCAAACAAAAAGTTGAAAATAAGAGCAGTGTGTCAATGCCTCAAAACCAAGGGGGTAAGCCTATTGGTCAGAAAAACACTGGGGATTGGAATCCAAGACCCAGTAGGCCAGATAGGAAGTGCTATAGATGTGGAGGTCCACATCTGATTCGAGATTGTCCAAAAATGGAGAAACAAGGAGGAAATCAAGCGTCCTCTGTGGTGGGAGCAGTACAAGCACCAAGAGAGGGAGAATCTTGCCAGCGCTGTAGGGAAGATTTCGAACCTATGTGTCAGCTGAAAGTCGGGGGAAAAACGGTGATCGGAATGCGCGACACTGGAGCAAATTGTATTTTGGTGGATTCAAAACTAGTGCCAAAGGAGAGATATTTGGGCCAATACCAAAATCTGACGCTCGCTGATTCGTCGAACCGGAAAATTCCGATAGCAGAAATGGAATTGGAAACACCATTTTTCTCAGGATTGACCAAAGTGTTGGTAGTGAAGACGCTGATTCATCCAGTTCTCATTGGTAACTACAGGATAACCGCTGAGGAGGAAAAGTTGAACGTACCTGTATTCCCAACGATGGAAGTGAAGATGACGTCACCGGAGGCTGCACCAGTGCAGACTAGACTCCAGGAGGAAAAAGCAAAGAGGGGAGCTGAACCATGGTTACCGAAACAGGTGGATCTGGGTCAGATACGGCCGGAAGACTTGTCACGGGAACAAAAGAACGACCCGAGTTTGGAGAAAATACGAGACCGAGCCGGGAAAGGACCGCAGGATGGAACGCACTACGAATGGAGAAAAGAAATTCTTTATCGGGTGTACATGAGCGAAGACAGTTCGTGCAAACAAGTAGTGGTACCAGAGTGCTACAGATCATATGTTCTGAAACTAGCGCATGACTCGGCGATGGCAGGGCATCAGGGAGTGCGACGGACCAGGGATCGCGTATGGCGTGATTTCTACTGGCCAGGGATatgtggagacatcaggcgatACTGTGCTTCCTGCGATGCGTGTCAGCGCAGTACCAAGAAAGGAGCGACAAAGAAAGTGCCGCTAAAGAAGATGCCACTCATCAGAACTCCATTTGAGAGAATAGGTGTCGATATAGTCGGGCCAATTGTGCCAGCGTCAAACAGAGGACATCGATACGTCTTGACGGTTGTAGACCATGCTACGAGATACGTAGAAGCTACCTCATTGAAGGACATCAAAGCAGAGACGATTGCTGATGCACTTTTCGTCATCTGGACAAGACTGGGAATACCCAAGGAGATTTTGACGGATCAAGGCGGCCAATTCATGGGTGAGGTCATGAGCCAACTCAACAAGCTGTTGAACGTGAAAGGTATTCGTACGTCACCATGGCATCCGCAAACGAATGGGCTGACAGAGAAGTTTAACCAGACGTTGAAGAGTATGCTGAAGAGACTGTGTCAGGAGCAACCGAAAGATTGGGACCAGTTTCTACCGGCGTTGCTGTTCGCGTACAGAGAGACACCACAAGAAAGCTTGAAATTTTCACCGTTTGAGCTGTTGTTTGGACGTGAGGTGAGGGGGCCAATGCAAGTACTTCGTCAAGTGTGGACAAGCGAGGATGTAGAGGAAGAGGCCAGATCTACAGTCAGTCACATCGTGGATCTTACCAACAAGATTGCAAAAACGTGTGAGATTGCTAGAGATAACCTCAGCAAAGCAGCAATCAGATACGCCAAGGCCTATGACGAGAAAACGAAGGAAAGATACTTTGCCGCAGGAGACAAGGTACTGATGCTGTTGCCGGAAAAGCGGAACAAGTTGCAGTTGACATGGAGAGGACCGTACCTAGTTTTGGACAGAATTGGAGGCTGTAACTACAAGGTGAAGGTCAAGGATCAAGAAAAGATTCTACATGcgaatctgctgaagctgtacGTAGATCGCGAGACTGACGGAAGTGGAAAGCAAACAACGCCAGTTTACGATGCAAAACAGGACACACAAGAAGCTTGTGTAGTAGTGGATGAAGTTCAAGAGGAGAAAATGGGGGGTTTGGGAATAGATTGTTTTCCCATGTTGTCCTTGCAACCGAAAGAGGGTCCAAGCGACGTGAAGATCAACCAGGACTTAGCGCCACAGAAAAAGGCGGAACTTCAAGCAATCTGCGGGAACCGAGTCAAAGCTTTGAGCGATATACCAGGTCATTGTGTGCTTGAGGAGTGCGAGTTGAAACTCAAGTCAACAGAACCAGTGCACGTGAAACCATACCCATTGCCATTTGCACAAGTGGAAACAGTAAAAAAGGAGGTCGACGACATGTTGAAGCTTGGAGTCATCGAGCCTAGTGTTTCACCGTATAACAGTCCTATTGTGCtggtgaagaagaaggatgggaCGATTCGCTTCTGTATTGATTACCGGAGATTGAACAAGGAGTTGGAATTTGATTCTGAGCCAATACCAGATGTGCCAACGATTTTTGCAaaactgaagaagaagagatattTGTCAAAAATTGACTTGAGCAAGGGCTACTGGCAAATTGGAGTGAAGGAGTCAGACAGGCCAAAGACTTCGTTCTCAACCCCAGCAGGGGAATTCCAGTGGAAGAGACTACCCTTCGGGCTCAAGACCAGTGGTGCCGTGTTCACAAGGATGATGCGGAAGCTGTTAGAACCGATGAAGAGTGATGACGTTGAACACTTCATTGATGACATCATCGTGGCCACTGAGACGTGGGAGCAGCATGTAGAGGCAGTCGACGCTGTGCTGAAGAGGCTGGAAGAAGTGGGCCTGACAGCCAAACCATCCAAATGCTATCTTGGATATTCAGAGCTGGATTATTTGGGTCATCATGTGGGGCAAGGGATGATCATGCCAGATGAAGACAAAATCCAGAAAATCAGAGACGCCAACAGACCAGTCACGAAGAAGGAAGTGAGAGCATTCCTGGGTCTAGTGGGGTACTACAGGCGTTTTGTCGACAACTACGCGGAGATCAGCGCTCCACTGACAGATTTGACCAAAGGGGGACAACCAGAAAAGGTGAAGTGGAATGACGAGTGTGAAGCTGCGTTCATCAAGCTCAAGGAAAAGCTGATAAGCAAACCAGTGTTGCTGTTGCCAGATCCCAGCAAACCTTTTGTTCTGAGGACGGATGCATCGGATATCGCAGTGGGAGCTGTATTGATGCAGAACCAAGGACAGGGATTGCAACCACTGGCGTATGCGAGCAAGAAACTGAGCAAGGCGGAGAAAAACTACTCAGTGATCGAGAAGGAATGTCTAGGAGTGGTGTGGGCGGTCAAGAAATATGAGCAATATTTGTATTCCGTTCATTTCACGCTGGAGACAGACCATCAGCCATTGACGTATTTGCAAAAGACCAAGACTGAGAATGGTCGTCTGATGAGATGGGCAATGCAATTACAGCAGTATTCCTTCACTGTCAAAGTCATCCCGGGCAAAGACAACGTCGGAGCTGATTACATGAGTCGCATACATGAATGACTTAGCTCAAACATGACTGTTTTAGCTTCAGAGGGGGAGCGTAATGTCACGTAAAATTACGTGAATCCATGTCCAGCGACTCtatgtttattgttttgttagggtggatattattttgttgtgaaataaaatgaataaaaaaatgTAGTGTTTTTTTTGTCTATGTTTTATCAAATGTAATGTAGCAAGTGCCTGTGCATTGTAAGGATAACCAAGACCGGAACGGAAATACGTCAGTtcattaatgacgtcatatcattTTGTTGGGAACTTGGAAACAGACAGGTCAGTTCAAAGGCAGCAGGTAGCGACAACATTATGATTGGGCAGCGATTCTGATAAAGCCACGTAAGTGTGAGGCTAGTCGGTTGGTTGTCAAGTGAACGGCACATCCAAATCGAGGCAAGGCTATCAGTTGGCGAACGCACGGCAAGCGAGAAGTTCTGTTCTGTGAACGTTAGATTCAAGTTCAGAAGCGATACAAGCCGGAGGAGATGAGAATTAGCGACGAAGGCCTCACGAAGATATCGAAGTCATCGGGCGCGAGGCTAGGGGCTGTATGAGATGCCGATCAAGCGGGtccagagagagaagaggagtcAGCGGTCGGGCGACGAGCGTGGGAGCGCGGCGTCCTGGGAGAAAAGAATGACGACGCTCCAGTTGCTAAGCCGGACACCCTCGAGTTTTGGGTCCCTATAGTTGTGTGCATCATGTTCTTACACCGTTAGGGTACGTATATTTGTGATGGGTTATTCATTTTCGATCTGGTGACCATTTCATTGTTTTGCTAATGCATAGCCCTGATGTTTGAATAGAAGTTACTAGGAAATTATTGTTGTTGGATTGATTGTTGATGTTGAGTCTATGAATCGTAGAGAGAATGGATCGTATGAGGGTGTCATAACCCTGCAAGTCAGTTTGTGATGTCACGGATGAGAGAAACTGTTGAAAAAGCCATGAGTgcaaaaaaattagacaaaatcTTACTTTCCAGGTGTGTTACCTGTGGGTTATTTCCTATTCCTACTCCGTCTCCGGTTTCCAGTTCGGAGACCAATTACATTCTGTATTCGAGAGATACCAGTGATCCTGATCGTCGATTTCTTCTATCAGCACCGACGGGGAAACCAGTGATCCTGATCGTCGATTTCTTCTATCAGCACCGACGGGGAAACCAGCGGCATTCAGCTAAGTTTGACTTTCAAGTGTATACAAAAAAGGAACTCAAACCATTTCGGAACTCTAACAGCACGTCCACAAATAAAAATTCGATCGCGATcgtataaaaaaacaaaaggaaagataaataaaaaaacTTACGATGCATTCTATCTAAGAttcgtttgttttctttgtggaagaaaaaaaaatatcgtGTCAGTGCGTGTCCTTTGTGTCTAAGTTTGATAGAAAAAGAATCTTGCACTAGCGAGACCTCACTCAAACATTACATGCGCGACAAAGGTAAACGGCGTAAGACACAAGACATACAAAAAGGTAAACGGCGTAAGACACAAGACATACAAAAAGGCAAACGGCATCAGACACAAGACATACAAAAAGGCAAACGGCATCAGACACAAGACATACAAAAAGGTAAACGGCATCAGACACAAGACATACAAAAAGGTAAACGGCGTAAGACACAAGACATACAAAAAGGCAAACGGCATCAGACACAAGACATACAAAAAGGCAAACGGCATAAGACACAAGACATACAAAAAGGTAAACGGCATCAGACAATAGACATACAAAAAGGTAAACGGCATAAGACACAAGACATACAAAAAGGTAAACGGCGTAAGACACAAGACATACAAAAAGGCAAACGGCATCAGACACAAGACATACAAAAAGGCAAACGGCATAAGACACAAGACATACAAAAAGGTAAACGGCTTGAGATACAAGACATACAAaaaggtaaagggcgtaagacaAATAAGACATACAAGTTGGCATGGGACATGAGACATAAGGCTTTAAAACACAATCGATACAACATTAGATACAAAGCATAAGGCTTTTTTTTAACGTGTACTTGTGGAGTTAAATGTATACATTTTGCATTCTACGAGTACTGTTGTGAAAAAATAACTTAAAAGTTAAAAGTATACATCGAGCAGTCTTCGAGTACGGTTGTGAACAAATAATAGTGGAGTTAAAGATATACATGCTACTGTATACTAGTACTTGTGGGAAGAAATAACTTAGAAGATAAAGGTATAATGCATCGTACAGTCTACCTGTAATTTTTGAATATTTTTGTGAAGAAATAACTGTGGAGTTAAAAGTATACACGATGCAGTCTAGACGAATACTTGTGTGAAGATGTAACTGTGGAGTTAAAAGTATACACGATATCGATGCAGTCTACGAATACTTGTGTGAAGATGTAACTGTGGAGTTAAAAGTATACACGATGCAGTCTACGAATACTTGTGTGAAGATGTAACTGTGGAGTTAAAAGTATACACGATGCAGTCTACGAATACTTGTGTGAAGATGTAACTGTGGAGTTAAAAGTATACACGATGCAGTCTACGAATACTTGTGTGAAGATGTAACTGTGGAGTTAAAAGTATACACGATGCAGTCTACGAATACTTGTGTGAAGATGTAACTGTGGAGTTAAAAGTATACACGATGCAGTCTACGAATACTTGTGTGAAGATTCACTCACGTGTGCAGGTCTGGGCACAGGAGTCGCTGCGTTCCGTCATGATTCTCACGGggcctgcaaacacacacatttgcatATATTTTAATGTATGCAGAGAAGCATGCTTTGATAATTTGTAAGTAAATGCATTAGTGAATatcgttgttgttttgttcttaaTAAAAAAAGAGTTACATTCAGGAACGTTCTACCAAGGGCgcataaaatgtacacaaaaCATTCATGGTATATGTTTGCAACGGGTTAAAGACGTATGGTCAATACTAGGATAATTAAAGTTGCATGTattcaaaaagaaagaaagaaagaaagaaaaagaaaaaaagaaagatagaaagaaataaagaaagaaaaaagaatgagGAAAAAGACACCAggacacactcaaacaaacaaatacagccATAATTATAAAGAGTCATACCAAGTACAGCCATAATTATAAAGAGTCATGAcaggaaaaaagaaataaataaaaaagaaagacagaacggaagaaagaaagacagtgaGAAGGAAGGCAACAAACAAGGTAAAAAAAACGGAAACAACCAAGCAAGCAAAGCCAAAATATTATAAAGTCATTACatagataaagaaagaaagagagaaacgtgcaaagaaacaacaaaaaacattcacaaaaaacttttgacaagaaaaaaaaatgttagtcACAAAATTAAACACTTCGAAAATGAATTATCCAATACTTTCATTGTTGTGCTAACAAGCGAAAGTCCACGACCGCATCCAGCATTATTTCACTCACCAGCTGCGGCGAAAGCCAGCACGGCGCAGAGGACCAAGAGTTTGGCCTCCATGGTTGTCGGTTGTCCTGCGTGGGTCccacctcttcttcttctgtctgtcGTGGAGGCCTGGGGTAAAGGGGATCGCGGTCTTGCCTGCCACCTCGATCTACACGGTCTTTTATACACCCCGGCCTGCACCCGCTTTGTTTCAAAGGTTCATGTGTGGGATGGGTGGAtcgttaaaaaaaattctgactGTTTTTAGTGACTAGTTTAGCGCGGTAAGTAATGAAGACCGAACGTTCTTTGCGCTTTTCTTGACTGAAAAGTATTTGTTTAGCGCAGTTAGTTTCAAAGGAGTGTATTCTACGCGCTTTTCTGGACTAATTATGACCGTTAACCTAATGATCTGGATCACGAATCAGCATCGCATATTTTTGAGGCCTTGACAAGG is from Littorina saxatilis isolate snail1 linkage group LG5, US_GU_Lsax_2.0, whole genome shotgun sequence and encodes:
- the LOC138965925 gene encoding uncharacterized protein yields the protein MAGRRGRNRQDDDEVDQDVSLSKFLKDGRLLGLTGKNLGDYAEKRRQEYEEEKRRKEELERQERERREEEARKASEEERKAKERREEEERKAKERREEEERKARIQLEILAMQQDFEMRKIREMAELGLNVNQNANQGDRESAKKIDIKLPFLDDKDDVEVFLRQYERIAKLLEWEDKEKAIRLAGQLKGQARQVYTELSDEDAVKFDVVKSAILRRFQLTAEAYRKKFRDFKRKSHENVREFLIGNYRITAEEEKLNVPVFPTMEVKMTSPEAAPVQTRLQEEKAKRGAEPWLPKQVDLGQIRPEDLSREQKNDPSLEKIRDRAGKGPQDGTHYEWRKEILYRVYMSEDSSCKQVVVPECYRSYVLKLAHDSAMAGHQGVRRTRDRVWRDFYWPGICGDIRRYCASCDACQRSTKKGATKKVPLKKMPLIRTPFERIGVDIVGPIVPASNRGHRYVLTVVDHATRYVEATSLKDIKAETIADALFVIWTRLGIPKEILTDQGGQFMGEVMSQLNKLLNVKGIRTSPWHPQTNGLTEKFNQTLKSMLKRLCQEQPKDWDQFLPALLFAYRETPQESLKFSPFELLFGREVRGPMQVLRQVWTSEDVEEEARSTVSHIVDLTNKIAKTCEIARDNLSKAAIRYAKAYDEKTKERYFAAGDKVLMLLPEKRNKLQLTWRGPYLVLDRIGGCNYKVKVKDQEKILHANLLKLYVDRETDGSGKQTTPVYDAKQDTQEACVVVDEVQEEKMGGLGIDCFPMLSLQPKEGPSDVKINQDLAPQKKAELQAICGNRVKALSDIPGHCVLEECELKLKSTEPVHVKPYPLPFAQVETVKKEVDDMLKLGVIEPSVSPYNSPIVLVKKKDGTIRFCIDYRRLNKELEFDSEPIPDVPTIFAKLKKKRYLSKIDLSKGYWQIGVKESDRPKTSFSTPAGEFQWKRLPFGLKTSGAVFTRMMRKLLEPMKSDDVEHFIDDIIVATETWEQHVEAVDAVLKRLEEVGLTAKPSKCYLGYSELDYLGHHVGQGMIMPDEDKIQKIRDANRPVTKKEVRAFLGLVGYYRRFVDNYAEISAPLTDLTKGGQPEKVKWNDECEAAFIKLKEKLISKPVLLLPDPSKPFVLRTDASDIAVGAVLMQNQGQGLQPLAYASKKLSKAEKNYSVIEKECLGVVWAVKKYEQYLYSVHFTLETDHQPLTYLQKTKTENGRLMRWAMQLQQYSFTVKVIPGKDNVGADYMSRIHE